From Fundulus heteroclitus isolate FHET01 unplaced genomic scaffold, MU-UCD_Fhet_4.1 scaffold_95, whole genome shotgun sequence, the proteins below share one genomic window:
- the LOC105924303 gene encoding gastrula zinc finger protein XlCGF57.1 isoform X1 — protein sequence MSAFRSMRPPTEFHPSMSADSQDQFVSNHEEDSSSEEPEELRFEKTQDEPNDAQIKEEEKELLIHREDQQLEMKQETETPSVETSSEEETDDSDLDQNGAELLSQSHAKAEDQNQEISGSCLSHCCDVCGKEFRKKNHLTDHKRTHTGEKPFLCGVCGKSFGRKYGLNSHMRTHTGEKSYSCDACGKAFSDSGQLNTHVRTHTGEKPYSCDFCGKNFSQNGHLRDHMRIHIGKKPFQCRLCGKTFMRKNCLKCHMVTHTGEKPHTCELCGKSYGVRANLTAHMKTHTGDRPFTCLTCKRSFITKSALNSHMSTHSGEKPFSCPTCGKSFREKTFMTVHMKTHTEEKPFLCPVCGKRFSQRRYLTKHKRGHTDDKPYTCEVCGKGFCQSCDLTSHMRTHTGEKPFPCLTCGKSFGKKSNLNIHMRTHTGERPFQCQTCGKGFREKTSLNRHTETQHP from the exons ATGTCTGCTTTCAGGAGCATGAG ACCTCCTACAGAGTTCCACCCATCAATGTCTGCTGATTCCCAAGACCAGTTTGTCTCGAACCACGAGGAAGACTCCAGTTCCGAAGAACCAGAAGAACTGCGGTTTGAAAAGACACAGGATGAACCAAATGATGCGCAGATCAAAGAAGAGGAGAAGGAACTGTTAATCCATCGGGAAGATCAGCAGCTAGAAATGAAGCAAGAGACTGAGACCCCCTCTGTGGAAACGTCTTCTGAAGAGGAAACGGACGACAGTGATCTCGACCAAAATGGGGCTGAACTCCTCTCTCAGAGTCATGCTAAAGCAGAGGACCAAAACCAGGAAATATCTGGTAGCTGTTTGTCGCACTGCTGTGATGTCTGTGGTAAAgagttcaggaaaaaaaatcatttgacCGACCATaagagaactcacacaggtgagaagccctTCCTATGCGGGGTCTGTGGCAAGAGCTTCGGCCGAAAATATGGGCTTAACAgccacatgagaactcacacaggagagaaatcgTATTCCTGCGACGCGTGTGGCAAGGCCTTTAGTGACAGCGGTCAGCTGAACACTCACGTGAGAACTCACACGGGCGAGAAGCCGTATTCCTGTGATTTCTGCGGCAAAAACTTCAGTCAGAATGGTCACCTGAGGGaccacatgagaatccacataGGTAAGAAGCCTTTCCAGTGTCGGCTCTGCGGCAAAACCTTCATGAGAAAAAACTGCCTGAAATGTCACATGGTTACTCACACTGGTGAGAAGCCCCACACCTGCGAGCTGTGCGGCAAGTCTTACGGCGTCCGCGCTAACTTGACCGCTCACATGAAGACGCACACGGGCGACAGGCCTTTCACCTGTCTAACCTGCAAGAGAAGCTTCATCACGAAGTCGGCTCTGAATAGCCACATGAGCACCCACTCgggtgagaagcctttttccTGTCCGACCTGCGGGAAAAGTTTCCGCGAGAAAACCTTCATGACGGTGCACATGAAGACGCACACAGAGGAGAAACCGTTCTTGTGTCCCGTATGTGGGAAGAGGTTCAGTCAAAGGAGGTATTTGACCAAGCACAAAAGGGGCCACACAGATGACAAGCCGTACACCTGTGAGGTGTGCGGCAAAGGCTTCTGCCAGAGTTGCGATTTGACCTCTCACATGAGAacccacacaggagagaagccgtTTCCATGTCTGACCTGTGGAAagagttttggtaaaaaaagtaatttaaatatacacatgagaactcacacaggcgAAAGGCCCTTCCAGTGTCAGACGTGTGGGAaaggtttcagagaaaaaacatcTTTGAACAGACACACGGAAACTCAACAcccataa
- the LOC105924303 gene encoding gastrula zinc finger protein XlCGF57.1 isoform X2: MSADSQDQFVSNHEEDSSSEEPEELRFEKTQDEPNDAQIKEEEKELLIHREDQQLEMKQETETPSVETSSEEETDDSDLDQNGAELLSQSHAKAEDQNQEISGSCLSHCCDVCGKEFRKKNHLTDHKRTHTGEKPFLCGVCGKSFGRKYGLNSHMRTHTGEKSYSCDACGKAFSDSGQLNTHVRTHTGEKPYSCDFCGKNFSQNGHLRDHMRIHIGKKPFQCRLCGKTFMRKNCLKCHMVTHTGEKPHTCELCGKSYGVRANLTAHMKTHTGDRPFTCLTCKRSFITKSALNSHMSTHSGEKPFSCPTCGKSFREKTFMTVHMKTHTEEKPFLCPVCGKRFSQRRYLTKHKRGHTDDKPYTCEVCGKGFCQSCDLTSHMRTHTGEKPFPCLTCGKSFGKKSNLNIHMRTHTGERPFQCQTCGKGFREKTSLNRHTETQHP; this comes from the coding sequence ATGTCTGCTGATTCCCAAGACCAGTTTGTCTCGAACCACGAGGAAGACTCCAGTTCCGAAGAACCAGAAGAACTGCGGTTTGAAAAGACACAGGATGAACCAAATGATGCGCAGATCAAAGAAGAGGAGAAGGAACTGTTAATCCATCGGGAAGATCAGCAGCTAGAAATGAAGCAAGAGACTGAGACCCCCTCTGTGGAAACGTCTTCTGAAGAGGAAACGGACGACAGTGATCTCGACCAAAATGGGGCTGAACTCCTCTCTCAGAGTCATGCTAAAGCAGAGGACCAAAACCAGGAAATATCTGGTAGCTGTTTGTCGCACTGCTGTGATGTCTGTGGTAAAgagttcaggaaaaaaaatcatttgacCGACCATaagagaactcacacaggtgagaagccctTCCTATGCGGGGTCTGTGGCAAGAGCTTCGGCCGAAAATATGGGCTTAACAgccacatgagaactcacacaggagagaaatcgTATTCCTGCGACGCGTGTGGCAAGGCCTTTAGTGACAGCGGTCAGCTGAACACTCACGTGAGAACTCACACGGGCGAGAAGCCGTATTCCTGTGATTTCTGCGGCAAAAACTTCAGTCAGAATGGTCACCTGAGGGaccacatgagaatccacataGGTAAGAAGCCTTTCCAGTGTCGGCTCTGCGGCAAAACCTTCATGAGAAAAAACTGCCTGAAATGTCACATGGTTACTCACACTGGTGAGAAGCCCCACACCTGCGAGCTGTGCGGCAAGTCTTACGGCGTCCGCGCTAACTTGACCGCTCACATGAAGACGCACACGGGCGACAGGCCTTTCACCTGTCTAACCTGCAAGAGAAGCTTCATCACGAAGTCGGCTCTGAATAGCCACATGAGCACCCACTCgggtgagaagcctttttccTGTCCGACCTGCGGGAAAAGTTTCCGCGAGAAAACCTTCATGACGGTGCACATGAAGACGCACACAGAGGAGAAACCGTTCTTGTGTCCCGTATGTGGGAAGAGGTTCAGTCAAAGGAGGTATTTGACCAAGCACAAAAGGGGCCACACAGATGACAAGCCGTACACCTGTGAGGTGTGCGGCAAAGGCTTCTGCCAGAGTTGCGATTTGACCTCTCACATGAGAacccacacaggagagaagccgtTTCCATGTCTGACCTGTGGAAagagttttggtaaaaaaagtaatttaaatatacacatgagaactcacacaggcgAAAGGCCCTTCCAGTGTCAGACGTGTGGGAaaggtttcagagaaaaaacatcTTTGAACAGACACACGGAAACTCAACAcccataa